Proteins encoded together in one Chlamydiota bacterium window:
- the lplJ gene encoding Lipoate-protein ligase LplJ: MNILILENTFILDQLKIEEALLRNSDESWVILNTGSQPAIVMGISHKMHDVVYPHAIESIPIIKRFSGGGNVIVDENTLFLSLLFNKKDLAIKPFPEPMYRYVLPILQEIFQLPIELIETDYIINGKKCIGNAQSITKDAFLHHMSILYDFDSQKMGYLRMPEKAPKYRNQRKHTDFLCSLKEHGFKRESFILNTLDYFASKYSLKIRSFSEISSLLETPHRTSTQLLNVPSIKV; encoded by the coding sequence ATGAACATTTTAATTTTAGAAAACACTTTTATTCTTGATCAGCTTAAAATCGAAGAAGCCCTTCTTCGAAACTCCGATGAGAGTTGGGTCATTCTTAATACAGGATCTCAACCTGCAATTGTCATGGGTATTTCACACAAAATGCATGACGTGGTTTATCCACATGCCATCGAATCAATTCCTATCATAAAGCGTTTTTCTGGAGGAGGCAATGTGATTGTAGATGAAAACACACTCTTTTTATCTTTGCTTTTCAATAAAAAAGATCTTGCAATCAAACCTTTTCCAGAGCCCATGTATCGCTATGTTTTACCCATACTCCAAGAGATTTTTCAGCTTCCTATCGAACTTATCGAAACGGATTACATCATCAATGGCAAAAAGTGCATTGGAAATGCACAGTCTATTACAAAAGATGCCTTTTTGCATCACATGTCCATTTTGTATGATTTTGATTCTCAGAAAATGGGATATTTACGCATGCCCGAAAAAGCGCCTAAATATCGCAATCAAAGAAAACATACAGATTTTTTATGTTCGCTCAAAGAACATGGATTTAAAAGGGAAAGTTTTATTCTAAATACTTTAGACTACTTTGCTTCTAAGTATTCTCTTAAGATACGATCCTTTTCAGAGATCTCATCCCTTTTAGAAACACCCCACCGAACAAGCACACAGTTGCTCAATGTCCCATCGATTAAGGTGTGA